The DNA window TAGCGGATTCGTGCCTTAAAGATGGCGTCTGGAAGAAGTTGCCCACCAGGAAAAGACCTAACGCCAGCAGTATGGCAGCCGCTGCCAGCCCGCGACCGAGAGGCCAGGCTGCTTTCGACGTTCGGATTGCAGCCGGTGTCGCCGATGACTGACCAACAGATGACTGACCAACAGATGACTGACCAACAGATGACTGGCCAAGTGGCTGGCCAATCGATAAATCGTTCGCGGCCATGCGGGCCAGGTCCCGACCGGCCGACTCGCACACGACGTCTTGCAGCAGCGCGTCCTGCTCAACCAGTTTCCAGTAGAGGCGACGTGCCTCAGCCGACGAGCGGAACTGGGCGACCAGTTCGGCCTGGTCGGACGCCGAGAGCCGTTCGTCCAGCAACGCCTCGATCAGACTTTGCAATCGTTCGTCGTTCATGACACTTCACCACTTGCCAGCACTTGTTGAGTACATTCACGCAAAAAAGCCCGCGCACGGGCCAGAGCAACGTGGACTGCGTTGGTCGTCCAGGCGAGCCGTTCGGCGATTTCCGGCGGACTCAGAGGCTGCTCCGCATAACGCAGATCAACAATCTCCCGGGCCCGCGGCGCTAACCGCTCGAGGCACTTCGTCAAAGCCTCCCGCCGCTGCTCCAGGAGTTGGTCGGAACCTTCCGCGGAGTCCGCCAGCAGATTGAGCAACTCCTCGTCGAACGGCAGGGGCGTCCTGCGTTGCCGCCGGTAATGCTCGAGCACCTTGTTGCGAGCAATGCCGCGCACCCAGGCAAGAAAGTCCCCGTCCCGCCGGAAATCCGCCCCCCGTTGCTTTACCGTAAGAAAGACCTCCTGAAACACGTCATCCGCCGCCGCCCGATCCGGCACCAGTCCTCTCACAAACCCGCGCACCGCCGCTGCTTGTTGCAAAAACAACGCTTCGATGGTCGGCTGGGGTGGGTTGTTCGTGGTCATCAATAATCATTGACGTAAACGACCGAAAACTTAGCAAC is part of the Lignipirellula cremea genome and encodes:
- a CDS encoding sigma-70 family RNA polymerase sigma factor, which produces MTTNNPPQPTIEALFLQQAAAVRGFVRGLVPDRAAADDVFQEVFLTVKQRGADFRRDGDFLAWVRGIARNKVLEHYRRQRRTPLPFDEELLNLLADSAEGSDQLLEQRREALTKCLERLAPRAREIVDLRYAEQPLSPPEIAERLAWTTNAVHVALARARAFLRECTQQVLASGEVS